A window of the Coprobacter fastidiosus genome harbors these coding sequences:
- a CDS encoding LptE family protein has translation MKRLTILLLIILTSCTISYKFNGAAIDYNTTKTISVAEFPIRAALVYPPLGPAFNEALKDIYTRQTRLSMVKTGGDLQVEGEITGYDLSPQAVTEDAYASQTRLTISVKVRYTNTKNPNLNVDQTFRAYRDFSSSQMLTQVQDELISQIVDELAELIFNATVGSW, from the coding sequence ATGAAACGATTAACCATACTATTGCTGATCATATTGACCTCTTGTACCATATCTTACAAATTCAACGGAGCAGCAATCGACTATAATACGACAAAAACCATATCCGTAGCCGAGTTTCCGATCAGGGCAGCATTGGTATACCCTCCTCTCGGTCCTGCATTTAATGAAGCCTTGAAAGATATATACACACGACAAACCAGATTAAGCATGGTCAAAACCGGAGGAGATTTGCAAGTTGAAGGAGAAATTACGGGTTATGACCTGAGTCCTCAAGCTGTAACCGAAGATGCTTATGCATCACAAACAAGGCTGACCATCTCGGTAAAAGTAAGATATACCAATACGAAAAATCCTAATCTTAACGTTGATCAGACTTTTAGAGCTTATAGAGATTTTTCCAGTAGCCAGATGTTGACTCAAGTCCAAGATGAGTTAATCTCCCAAATTGTGGATGAATTAGCGGAACTAATATTTAACGCAACCGTAGGAAGTTGGTAA
- a CDS encoding bifunctional alpha,alpha-trehalose-phosphate synthase (UDP-forming)/trehalose-phosphatase, whose protein sequence is MKLYIISNRLPAKACKEKNGTFIFSRSEGGLATGLNSLKTTDEKHWIGWPGICVDKKEDEQIISEQLEKLNFHPVFLSCDQYKNYYEGYSNSTIWPLCHYFFAYTEYKNCFWKAYQEVNALFCEKICSIVSADDYVWIQDYQLMLLPGMLRKRMPHLRIGYFHHIPFPSYELFRILPERGEILQGLLGADFIAFHTHDYMRHFISAAERVLNIDFQLDEIQIGNRVIRVEALPMGINYDLYHSVSENPEVQKAINRFQNLFGNHKMILSVDRLDYSKGILHRLWGFSLFLEHHPEYLGKVTLAMVIVPSRDQVNQYAELKTKIDEEIGAINGKYSTIDWTPVCYFYHGFSFEELAAMYFVADIALVTPLRDGMNLVAKEYVATKQNNPGVLILSEMAGCAVELTDAIQINPNDIEEIEQAIVKALEMPEREQKNRINHMQAILSNQTINKWAADFMTEWNDICSKNQRFRLKRIVGPVISDIRSRYKHAHKRLILLDYDGTLTAIRNRPEDAKPDPELIELLQQLAEDKKNHIVINSGRDHLTLEKWLGQLPISFAAEHGAFYKENGKWNKNIQSTEWSPSLLSTLKLFVSKTPRSHLEVKDTALAFHYRQTDSWLGALRAQQLTNSLIKICLQQKLQILQGDKVVEIKSPHCNKGSEVNRLLQKDHYDFILAIGDDVTDDDMFQALPSTSVTVKIGTASKNARYNLTAQSEVIPFLQALIHRDLFQQKNLDRKENIFSIMNFFKKLLPNNK, encoded by the coding sequence ATGAAACTATATATTATATCAAATAGATTACCGGCCAAAGCCTGTAAAGAGAAAAACGGCACATTCATTTTTTCTCGAAGTGAAGGAGGATTAGCGACAGGGTTAAATTCTCTAAAAACCACCGACGAGAAACATTGGATCGGATGGCCGGGTATTTGTGTAGATAAAAAAGAGGACGAACAGATCATTTCAGAACAATTAGAAAAATTAAATTTCCACCCCGTCTTTTTATCATGCGATCAATATAAAAATTACTATGAAGGATATAGTAATAGTACAATTTGGCCCTTATGCCACTATTTTTTCGCATATACAGAATATAAAAACTGTTTTTGGAAAGCTTATCAAGAAGTAAATGCTCTTTTCTGTGAAAAAATTTGCAGTATCGTATCCGCAGATGATTATGTTTGGATACAAGATTATCAGTTAATGCTGCTACCGGGCATGCTGCGAAAACGCATGCCCCATCTGCGTATCGGTTATTTCCACCATATACCTTTTCCCTCATACGAATTATTCAGAATTTTGCCTGAGCGAGGAGAAATTCTACAAGGATTATTGGGTGCTGATTTCATCGCATTCCATACACACGATTATATGCGTCATTTCATCAGTGCAGCAGAACGGGTACTCAACATAGACTTCCAATTAGACGAAATTCAAATAGGAAATCGGGTTATACGTGTCGAAGCATTACCTATGGGTATCAATTATGATCTTTATCATAGTGTATCGGAAAATCCTGAAGTACAAAAGGCCATCAATCGCTTTCAAAATTTGTTCGGCAACCATAAAATGATATTATCCGTCGATCGATTAGATTACAGCAAAGGAATTTTACATCGTTTATGGGGCTTTTCTCTATTCTTAGAACACCATCCCGAATACCTCGGTAAAGTGACATTAGCGATGGTAATCGTACCATCGAGAGATCAAGTAAATCAATATGCAGAATTAAAAACTAAAATAGACGAAGAAATAGGAGCAATCAATGGAAAATATTCAACAATAGACTGGACACCCGTATGCTATTTCTATCATGGATTTTCTTTTGAAGAATTAGCCGCTATGTACTTTGTTGCAGATATAGCATTAGTTACTCCACTGCGTGACGGGATGAACTTAGTAGCTAAGGAATATGTCGCAACAAAACAAAACAATCCCGGAGTACTGATACTAAGCGAAATGGCCGGTTGTGCGGTAGAACTAACAGATGCCATACAAATTAATCCGAACGATATTGAGGAAATAGAACAAGCTATCGTAAAAGCATTAGAAATGCCTGAAAGAGAACAAAAAAACAGAATTAATCACATGCAGGCAATTTTATCTAATCAAACTATTAACAAATGGGCTGCAGATTTTATGACCGAATGGAATGATATATGCAGCAAAAATCAACGATTCAGATTAAAACGCATTGTAGGTCCTGTTATAAGTGACATACGATCGAGATATAAACATGCTCATAAACGTCTTATATTACTTGATTACGACGGAACATTGACCGCTATACGAAATCGTCCGGAAGATGCCAAACCCGATCCTGAACTGATAGAATTGTTGCAACAATTAGCGGAAGATAAAAAAAATCATATCGTAATCAATAGCGGAAGAGACCATCTGACTTTAGAAAAATGGTTGGGACAACTGCCTATATCTTTTGCCGCTGAGCATGGGGCATTTTATAAAGAAAACGGGAAATGGAATAAAAATATACAATCGACCGAATGGAGTCCATCTTTACTCTCTACATTAAAACTCTTTGTATCTAAAACCCCCCGTTCTCACCTCGAAGTAAAAGATACGGCACTGGCATTTCATTACCGACAGACAGACAGTTGGTTAGGAGCACTACGTGCTCAACAATTAACCAATTCTTTAATAAAAATATGCTTACAGCAAAAATTACAAATATTACAAGGAGATAAAGTAGTCGAAATTAAATCTCCACACTGTAACAAAGGCTCTGAAGTAAATCGCTTACTTCAAAAAGACCACTACGATTTTATACTGGCCATAGGGGACGATGTGACTGATGACGACATGTTCCAAGCGCTTCCGTCAACATCTGTTACCGTAAAAATCGGAACTGCATCAAAAAATGCACGATACAATCTGACTGCTCAATCAGAAGTCATACCTTTTCTCCAAGCTCTAATACATCGAGATTTATTTCAACAAAAAAATCTCGACAGAAAGGAGAATATTTTTTCTATTATGAATTTCTTCAAAAAATTACTTCCAAACAACAAATAA
- a CDS encoding carboxypeptidase-like regulatory domain-containing protein — MKSFIQICFLSALIFLLSGVDIIAQNLRVAGVVRGNNEERLAGVTIINKETKKVVGLTDEDGKYSVIVPVNGILNFTCLGYDGQDIKVKGRQIIDVVLVSTAVKIQEVSVVAKIKNKVIFEPSEIEVVGNYFHLRTRFKVPAEMFSSNTRLIVQPTLYNITHKKGVLLKPVVTDGREYTLTQERMYEFDLKNDPLEPYIRKSEMTKNGELVAYHDSAYIENLKEDFRADIRLSLENYNRILFTDSFQIARGLVNPLRFFEYKLKAKDITDERYFPKPELQLRNDRGEVELSFLPGKADINDRDPKNASELAKLRERLSSIETNPDAKLQTFSILGVSSPEGPHDKNLVLAKKRMDLAVNRILSHLNKETLDFLKIQTGSKVETWQTAIEMMRRDSLFGQAQDLQNIVNKYPDSPDKQWRAIIRLPYYRSVIVPHYLPLMRRVEYNFDYSIYRFLTDAEIKELYLKDYKQLSRHEFWRMFEIAESDEEKETIYKQALEVYPKFMLAANNLSALYINQGRPDDSILESFISKDAPEEVLTNQAVALLSNWKYEKADSVVSLIPDGVSSEYLKSVTRALNGNYEEALATFGQEGGINEVVLLLALKRNDEAWEKAQNLPETARSEYVKAIAANRLDKVMDAINHIEKAFELDPSLRDVAKVDADVMDLL, encoded by the coding sequence ATGAAAAGTTTTATACAGATATGTTTTTTATCTGCTTTGATCTTCCTACTTTCGGGAGTTGATATTATTGCTCAAAATTTACGTGTGGCAGGAGTTGTCAGGGGCAATAATGAAGAGCGTTTGGCGGGGGTTACTATTATAAATAAAGAAACGAAAAAGGTGGTCGGTTTGACGGATGAAGATGGTAAGTATTCTGTTATTGTACCGGTAAATGGCATTTTGAATTTTACATGCCTTGGATATGACGGGCAAGATATAAAGGTAAAAGGACGCCAGATAATTGATGTTGTTTTGGTTTCTACTGCGGTAAAAATACAAGAAGTTTCGGTCGTTGCAAAAATTAAGAATAAGGTTATTTTCGAGCCTTCCGAGATCGAGGTTGTCGGAAATTATTTTCATTTAAGAACTCGTTTTAAAGTACCTGCGGAGATGTTCTCCAGCAATACCCGACTTATCGTTCAACCGACATTATATAATATTACTCATAAAAAGGGTGTTTTGTTAAAACCTGTAGTGACAGATGGGCGAGAATATACGCTTACGCAGGAACGTATGTATGAGTTTGATCTGAAAAACGATCCTTTAGAGCCTTATATACGTAAGAGTGAAATGACTAAGAACGGAGAATTGGTTGCATACCATGATTCTGCCTATATCGAAAATCTTAAAGAAGATTTTCGTGCCGATATTCGATTGTCTCTTGAAAATTATAACCGGATTTTATTTACGGATAGTTTTCAGATAGCTCGGGGACTTGTTAATCCTTTACGTTTTTTTGAATATAAATTGAAAGCGAAGGACATTACGGATGAACGCTATTTCCCGAAACCCGAATTACAGTTGCGTAATGACAGAGGGGAAGTAGAACTTTCCTTTTTACCTGGTAAGGCGGATATCAATGATAGAGATCCGAAAAATGCATCGGAATTGGCAAAATTGAGGGAACGGTTGTCTTCTATAGAAACTAATCCGGATGCAAAATTGCAGACTTTTTCTATCTTGGGTGTTTCTTCTCCGGAAGGGCCTCATGATAAAAACCTTGTTTTGGCTAAAAAACGTATGGATTTGGCGGTAAATCGTATTTTATCGCATTTGAATAAAGAGACTCTGGATTTTTTGAAAATTCAGACAGGTTCGAAGGTTGAAACTTGGCAGACTGCAATCGAAATGATGAGACGAGATTCTCTTTTCGGGCAGGCTCAAGATTTACAAAATATCGTAAATAAATATCCCGATAGTCCGGATAAACAATGGCGGGCAATAATCAGACTCCCTTATTATAGAAGTGTAATCGTACCGCACTATTTGCCTTTAATGAGACGGGTAGAGTATAATTTTGATTATTCGATATATCGTTTTCTCACAGATGCAGAGATCAAAGAACTTTATCTTAAAGATTATAAGCAGTTGTCACGTCATGAATTTTGGCGGATGTTTGAAATCGCTGAGTCGGATGAAGAGAAAGAAACGATTTATAAACAAGCTCTTGAAGTTTATCCTAAATTTATGTTAGCGGCGAATAATCTTTCGGCTCTTTATATAAATCAAGGTAGACCCGATGATTCTATTTTAGAATCATTTATTAGTAAAGATGCTCCTGAAGAGGTCTTAACCAATCAGGCTGTAGCATTGTTGAGCAATTGGAAATATGAAAAAGCTGATTCTGTCGTTTCTTTGATTCCAGACGGAGTTTCTTCGGAATATTTAAAGTCTGTAACTCGTGCGTTAAACGGCAATTATGAAGAAGCACTGGCAACTTTCGGACAAGAAGGTGGCATTAACGAGGTGGTGTTGTTATTAGCATTGAAACGTAATGACGAGGCTTGGGAAAAGGCTCAGAATTTACCTGAAACAGCCCGATCAGAGTATGTTAAGGCAATAGCGGCCAATCGGTTAGATAAAGTAATGGATGCGATCAATCACATAGAAAAGGCTTTTGAATTAGATCCGTCCTTAAGAGATGTGGCCAAAGTGGATGCGGATGTGATGGATTTATTGTGA
- a CDS encoding FimB/Mfa2 family fimbrial subunit has translation MKKFFYFFSALLVSAGCSNDDDCFNESNPKSSNLTSPELFVTELSTNSPYSGILDIYPCVSGTSTYYGNYRNGQLSPLNPVYTIASGSIQNYIRPLLLPVGTYTLLYWGVASAGADGTYDYPASTEPALVLNEDMSSQYYGLRQYSSDTICYPIYDYVFAVKQVDLGSENIAVALQRKTAGINVTLKNEDSSSLATSIDSVRVYVGNLAEKVNVYNGNYENYTKTVMIPLTISGTQAVNKTAMVLPSDVPPYFRVEIDLKNGETKKYETHLSSILSPGTKLSIIMVSNIIFSETTEGSGFEVSDWTETEETITLPPLS, from the coding sequence ATGAAAAAGTTTTTTTATTTTTTCTCAGCTTTGTTGGTTTCTGCAGGATGTTCGAATGACGATGATTGTTTTAATGAAAGTAACCCTAAATCCAGCAACCTAACAAGTCCGGAATTATTTGTAACCGAGTTGAGTACAAATTCTCCGTATTCTGGAATCTTGGATATTTATCCATGTGTGTCTGGAACTTCTACTTATTATGGGAATTATAGAAACGGACAATTGAGTCCTTTGAATCCTGTATATACAATTGCTTCGGGTTCTATACAAAACTATATTCGTCCGCTACTTTTGCCGGTAGGCACTTATACTTTGTTATATTGGGGTGTTGCCTCTGCAGGAGCAGACGGAACTTATGATTATCCTGCGTCAACAGAACCTGCACTTGTGTTGAATGAAGATATGAGTTCGCAATATTATGGATTACGACAATATTCTTCAGATACGATTTGTTATCCGATATACGATTATGTGTTTGCTGTAAAACAAGTTGATTTAGGAAGTGAGAATATAGCTGTTGCTTTACAACGTAAAACAGCTGGTATTAATGTGACTTTAAAAAATGAGGATAGCAGCTCTTTAGCTACTTCTATTGATTCAGTCAGAGTGTATGTCGGAAATTTGGCGGAAAAAGTAAATGTATATAATGGAAATTATGAGAATTATACAAAAACAGTAATGATTCCTTTAACAATTTCTGGAACGCAGGCTGTCAACAAAACTGCAATGGTATTGCCTTCAGATGTACCTCCTTATTTCAGGGTAGAAATTGATTTGAAAAATGGGGAAACAAAAAAATATGAGACACACCTCTCTTCGATTTTATCTCCGGGAACAAAGTTGTCGATAATAATGGTCTCGAATATAATATTTTCAGAGACAACTGAAGGATCAGGGTTTGAAGTAAGCGACTGGACAGAAACTGAAGAAACAATTACTTTACCCCCTTTAAGTTGA
- a CDS encoding sigma-54 interaction domain-containing protein, whose product MVALSDIQQAKQRFGIIGNTPGLLRAVSRALQIAPTDLSVLITGESGTGKEFFPQIIHTNSHRKHGRYIAVNCGAIPEGTIDSELFGHEKGSFTGALADRKGYFEEADGGTIFLDEVGELPLTTQARLLRVLESGEFIKVGSSKVQKTNVRIVAATNVNMIKAISEGKFREDLFYRLNTVPIELPPLRDRMDDILLLFRKFSNDFAEKYRMPAIQLTDDAKNLLLTYRWPGNIRQLKNVTEQISIFETSREVSADIIKSYLPSYNVERLPVVSGSEGKDGFLFGNEREMLYQIIFEMRKEMNELKSIVDNLAASENGHGLKVYTPEHNTAITHPTVPVVKTFHIDKESTEDVHDESVFEETSLSLEDAEKEMIRKSLERNNGKRKKTAEELKISERTLYRKIKEYNLE is encoded by the coding sequence ATGGTCGCACTTTCAGATATACAACAAGCCAAACAAAGATTCGGTATCATTGGAAATACACCGGGATTATTAAGAGCTGTCAGTCGAGCTCTGCAAATCGCTCCGACCGATCTCTCCGTACTAATAACCGGAGAAAGCGGAACGGGTAAAGAATTTTTTCCGCAGATTATACACACAAACAGTCATCGTAAACATGGACGTTATATTGCGGTAAATTGCGGCGCTATACCTGAAGGTACTATTGACTCAGAGCTTTTCGGGCACGAAAAAGGTTCGTTTACCGGAGCTCTTGCCGATCGTAAAGGATACTTCGAAGAGGCTGATGGAGGAACGATATTCTTAGACGAAGTCGGAGAACTACCCCTAACAACACAAGCTCGTTTATTGAGAGTTTTGGAAAGCGGAGAGTTCATAAAAGTCGGTTCTTCCAAAGTTCAAAAAACCAATGTCCGTATCGTTGCTGCGACAAATGTCAATATGATTAAAGCGATCTCAGAAGGAAAATTCAGGGAAGACCTATTTTATCGATTAAATACCGTACCTATCGAATTGCCTCCGTTACGAGATAGAATGGATGATATACTCCTTCTGTTTAGAAAATTCTCAAATGATTTTGCTGAAAAATACCGGATGCCGGCGATACAACTGACCGATGATGCAAAAAATTTATTACTGACTTACCGATGGCCGGGAAACATCAGACAACTAAAAAACGTAACAGAACAAATATCTATCTTTGAGACTTCTCGTGAAGTATCAGCCGATATTATAAAGTCATATTTACCGTCATATAATGTAGAACGGTTACCGGTCGTAAGCGGTTCAGAAGGGAAAGACGGCTTTCTATTCGGAAACGAACGAGAAATGTTGTATCAGATTATCTTCGAAATGCGTAAAGAGATGAACGAGCTGAAAAGTATCGTGGATAATCTGGCAGCATCTGAAAACGGACATGGGTTGAAAGTTTACACACCGGAACACAATACAGCAATAACCCATCCCACCGTTCCGGTCGTTAAGACATTCCATATCGATAAAGAATCTACAGAAGATGTGCACGATGAAAGTGTGTTCGAAGAAACTTCTCTATCTTTGGAGGACGCAGAAAAAGAGATGATCCGAAAATCCTTGGAAAGAAATAATGGGAAACGAAAAAAAACTGCAGAAGAACTGAAAATATCGGAGCGTACACTTTACCGTAAAATTAAAGAATATAATTTGGAGTAA
- a CDS encoding DUF3575 domain-containing protein: protein MKAKIVHCRKICFILLCLFSINGYAQKLALKTNLVQWATVSPNLGAEFVLSNHLSLDLSASFNVWFPGSSLDLKHVLVQPELRYWFGRPMSRHYLGATAFYTSYDALLKRKYYYGDAVAAGVTYGYAVVINKHWNFEASVGIGALRYRQYKYPNTEPRPLSVNDRGWALVPVKLALSFVYILR from the coding sequence TTGAAAGCGAAAATTGTACATTGCCGTAAAATTTGTTTTATTTTACTTTGTTTGTTTTCAATCAATGGATATGCACAAAAATTGGCGTTGAAGACCAATTTAGTACAATGGGCGACTGTTTCTCCGAATTTAGGTGCTGAATTTGTATTAAGTAATCATTTATCGTTAGATCTTTCAGCTTCATTTAACGTTTGGTTTCCCGGTTCATCTTTAGATTTGAAGCATGTTTTAGTACAACCTGAATTAAGGTATTGGTTCGGTAGACCTATGTCCCGGCACTATTTAGGAGCTACAGCTTTTTATACCAGTTACGATGCATTGCTGAAACGTAAATACTATTACGGAGACGCTGTCGCTGCAGGTGTGACATACGGTTATGCAGTAGTGATCAATAAACATTGGAATTTTGAAGCATCGGTAGGGATAGGAGCTCTTCGTTACCGTCAATATAAATATCCTAATACAGAACCTCGACCTTTATCTGTCAATGATAGGGGATGGGCGCTTGTCCCTGTGAAGTTAGCTCTCTCTTTTGTTTATATACTGCGCTGA
- a CDS encoding tetratricopeptide repeat protein — MSEGIPQIPLEDLRTLQSDYPYFQAIRFLYLKRVQKEEPLLYPEALERNAIYSGDRKSLFFLLEGARQSWTSLYRQNIESEKSKESFSLIDSFLSAQNENFSESIEQLIFQTGGIPATDYLSLSKTESGNDTSNLNELQNIDLINSFIEKSEKGNPLVTDIDATIKPGNTKNIPETPLTESTDEAFLTESLAKIYIKQRRYSKALEIIKKLSLKYPEKNIYFADQIRFLEKLIINIKTE; from the coding sequence TTGTCTGAAGGTATTCCGCAAATACCATTAGAAGACTTACGTACATTACAATCCGATTATCCTTATTTCCAAGCTATCCGTTTTTTATATTTAAAAAGAGTACAAAAAGAAGAACCGCTTCTCTACCCTGAGGCCCTTGAAAGAAATGCTATTTATTCAGGTGATCGCAAATCTCTATTTTTTTTACTGGAAGGTGCTCGCCAATCCTGGACTTCCCTTTACCGACAAAATATCGAATCAGAAAAGAGTAAGGAATCTTTTTCATTAATAGATTCTTTCTTGTCGGCACAAAATGAAAATTTTTCCGAAAGTATCGAACAGCTTATTTTTCAAACAGGAGGAATACCAGCAACAGATTATTTGTCTCTCTCCAAAACTGAAAGTGGAAATGATACTTCAAATTTAAACGAATTGCAAAATATCGACCTGATAAATTCTTTCATTGAAAAATCGGAAAAAGGGAATCCTCTGGTTACCGACATAGATGCCACAATAAAACCGGGAAATACAAAAAATATCCCCGAAACACCACTAACAGAATCTACAGATGAAGCTTTCCTAACTGAAAGTCTGGCAAAAATATACATTAAGCAAAGAAGATATTCCAAGGCTTTGGAAATAATTAAAAAATTAAGTTTGAAATATCCAGAAAAAAATATTTACTTTGCAGACCAAATAAGATTTTTAGAAAAATTGATTATTAACATAAAAACCGAATAA
- the secG gene encoding preprotein translocase subunit SecG: MYLFITILILIASIFLILIVLVQNSKGGGLASGFSSTNQIMGVRKTTDFVEKATWTLAGTVVILSIVASAFLPSANTGSHGSEIKDAIKKEIPATAQPGFETQQTTAPIAQPDSAK, encoded by the coding sequence ATGTATTTGTTCATTACCATCTTAATTCTAATCGCATCAATATTTTTAATATTGATCGTATTGGTACAAAACTCCAAAGGAGGAGGTCTTGCATCAGGCTTCTCTTCAACTAATCAGATTATGGGAGTCAGAAAGACAACCGATTTTGTTGAAAAAGCAACTTGGACACTCGCCGGTACGGTCGTTATCTTAAGTATCGTAGCTTCAGCATTCTTACCATCTGCCAATACAGGCAGTCACGGATCAGAAATTAAAGATGCCATAAAAAAAGAAATTCCCGCCACTGCACAACCGGGATTTGAAACACAACAAACTACAGCACCGATTGCACAACCGGATTCTGCAAAATAA
- a CDS encoding glycoside hydrolase family 15 protein has product MSNLNYGVIGNCRTAALISETGNIEWLCFPEFDSPSIFAALLDRKNGGNFGFQVSNKYSISQSYVPHTNILSTRFSSEEGEFVVVDFMPCYHSQNKDEHYRPAEIYRYINRIKGHPRFKIDYNPAPDYARGKVIYNMTPQYIETYSSQNNKDRQYLYSSLPLETILNHQEIILEKDEFLLLSYNEKVIPVNIEREKLEYCRTLVYWLNWINRTKKYSIYNDIIERSLLILKLMSYYNGAVLAALTTSLPEAIGEVRNWDYRFCWLRDASMSIETLFQIGHPDAARRFMKFIQSTFVAKHESFQIMYGIRGERKLTEIILDHLSGYKNSKPVRIGNDAYHQRQNDSFGYLMDLIYQYYQLMPGTLDEIEDIWEMVKSIIAIVIEDWHKPDKGIWEIRGKEQHFVSSKVMCWVALDRASRIAIMLDKYSYSERWKKEADKIKSDVLKYGWKEEIQSFSQTYENLYLDSSLLLMEPYGFLQADDIRYHKTVKAVKKALFHKGLMYRYNNEDDFGLPSSAFTICTFWLIRALYVIGEKEEARCLFNEVLSYSNHLGLFSEDINFDTKEQLGNFPQAYSHLALVNTAILFAEEEKRLDFIRP; this is encoded by the coding sequence ATGAGTAATCTGAATTATGGTGTTATAGGAAACTGCCGCACGGCAGCCCTCATCTCTGAAACCGGAAATATCGAATGGTTATGTTTCCCCGAATTCGATTCACCCTCTATTTTCGCAGCATTATTAGACCGTAAAAATGGTGGTAATTTCGGATTTCAGGTATCGAATAAATATTCTATTTCACAATCATACGTACCTCACACCAATATCCTATCTACTCGTTTTTCTTCAGAGGAAGGAGAATTCGTTGTTGTCGATTTTATGCCGTGTTATCATTCCCAAAATAAAGATGAGCATTACCGTCCTGCAGAAATTTATCGTTATATTAATCGCATCAAAGGACATCCCCGATTTAAAATCGATTATAACCCAGCTCCAGACTACGCAAGAGGTAAAGTAATTTATAACATGACACCTCAATATATAGAAACTTATAGTTCCCAAAATAACAAAGACCGACAATATTTATATTCATCGCTCCCTTTAGAAACAATCCTAAATCATCAAGAAATTATATTAGAAAAAGATGAATTTCTTCTTTTATCCTATAATGAAAAAGTCATACCCGTCAACATCGAACGAGAAAAATTAGAATATTGCAGGACATTAGTATACTGGCTTAACTGGATAAACCGAACAAAAAAATATTCTATATATAACGATATTATAGAAAGGAGTCTATTAATCTTAAAACTAATGTCATACTACAACGGTGCTGTATTAGCGGCTTTAACGACCAGCTTGCCGGAAGCTATCGGAGAAGTAAGAAACTGGGATTATCGTTTCTGCTGGTTACGTGACGCATCTATGTCTATCGAAACATTATTCCAAATAGGACATCCGGATGCAGCACGTCGATTCATGAAGTTCATACAATCAACATTTGTTGCCAAACATGAGTCATTTCAGATCATGTATGGAATTCGAGGCGAACGTAAATTAACAGAAATCATCCTCGATCATCTCTCAGGATACAAAAACTCAAAACCAGTACGTATAGGAAACGATGCTTACCATCAACGGCAAAACGACTCGTTCGGATATTTGATGGACCTCATTTATCAGTATTATCAATTAATGCCGGGCACTCTCGATGAAATTGAAGACATTTGGGAAATGGTTAAAAGCATTATAGCCATAGTCATCGAAGATTGGCATAAACCGGACAAAGGCATTTGGGAAATACGAGGAAAAGAACAGCATTTCGTATCCTCTAAAGTCATGTGTTGGGTTGCTTTGGACAGGGCTTCTCGCATCGCAATCATGCTCGACAAGTACAGTTATAGCGAACGCTGGAAAAAAGAAGCGGACAAGATAAAATCCGATGTTTTAAAATATGGCTGGAAAGAAGAAATACAGAGCTTTTCACAAACTTATGAAAATCTATATTTAGATTCTTCTCTATTATTGATGGAGCCATACGGCTTTCTACAAGCAGACGATATACGCTACCACAAAACCGTAAAAGCCGTAAAAAAAGCTTTATTTCATAAAGGTCTGATGTACAGATATAACAATGAGGATGATTTCGGACTACCATCTTCCGCTTTCACAATCTGTACATTCTGGCTTATCCGAGCATTATACGTCATAGGTGAAAAAGAAGAAGCTCGTTGTCTATTTAATGAGGTTCTCTCCTATTCTAATCATTTAGGCCTGTTTAGTGAAGACATCAATTTCGACACAAAAGAGCAACTTGGTAATTTTCCTCAGGCATATTCTCATTTAGCATTAGTAAATACAGCAATTCTTTTTGCAGAAGAAGAAAAAAGGCTTGATTTTATACGACCTTAG